Genomic window (Polaromonas sp. JS666):
CGCCTGAGGCCGACGATGCACGACCCAACCCGTCCATTCCTCGTCATTTACGTAGCTTGGCATCCTGACTTCGCTGGGGGTGCGGAAATCGCCGAGGCGCTCCGGGAACATTTTCGCCGCAAGCATTATGAGAACGTCGCTGGGGGTACCGGCCTGAGCATAATTTTCCGCTCAACCCCGGCGCATAACGCCAGTGCACCGATACCCATAGATTTGGACGAAGCAGAAACAACCGCTATCGTCGTCCTAGTGGAGTCGAATCTTTCCGCTGACACGAACTGGATTCACTATGTACGGGAATTAGAAGACCGGGCAGAAGCTGTAGGCCTCGGGTCGCGTGTATTTCCCGTAGCGCTGGAGGCGTCAGCAGTAAAGACAGGGATTAGCGCGCAGGCATTGCGCTGGGATAAGTGGAACGGAACACCAGCTGAACTTCGGCAGCGCCTCATTAGAGAGCTCACTTACCAGTTCTGCCGGATGTTGCGACATTACCTTGAACATCTGAAGCGGCCGGAGGAGGAAGACGCAGCGCTGGAGGCTTATTTGAAGAAGGTACAGGTATTCCTCAGCCACTCTAAACATGACGCCGACGGAGAGCGGATAGCGCATGCGATCAGAGACCGGCTACATGATGGACAAGGGGGAACTGGCTTGTCGAGCTTTTTCGACGTGCACGATATTCCTCCAGGCCTCCGCTTCCAAAAAGTATTGTTTCTTCAGGTGAAATTGAGCGCAGTCGTAGCGGTTCACACAGACTCCTACTCGTCACGAGAATGGTGCCGTCGGGAGATTATTGAGGCGAAGCGGTGGAACGTCCCGCTGGTGATTGCCAATTGCATTAGCAGTATGGATGAGCGCGGCTTTCCCTACATGGGTAACGTACCAGTCGTGCGCATGGACCCTCACGGCACGGGCCGTATCGACTTCGTGATCGGCCGCCTTCTCGACGAGGTGCTAAAGGATTTCCTGTGGCATTGCCGAATCGAGCTGACGGGCGCGGCCGCAGGTCCTGCAGTAATATTTCTTCCGCGGCCTCCGGAACTCATTTCGCTTGCGGGCTTGCCAGCGGCAACAGCCGTACCTGAACCCGTGATCGTATACCCCGATCCCCCATTGAGCGCAGAGGAAGAGCGCCTGTTCGAGGAAGTGGCTCCACACGTGCGTTTGCGAAGTCTGACTGAATGGCTAGCCGGAGCAACACTATGAGTTACAGGGAAGCGCTCAGCCAATGCACGGTTGCTATATCGATATCGGAAAGTCCGGATATGCCAGCCCTGGGATTAAGTAACGAGCATCTTCGTGACGCCATGACAGAAATCGCTCGCCATTTGCTCGCGCTGGGCGCTCGCCTCGTCTATGGTGGCGATCTGCGCGCTCACGGTTTCAGTGACTTGCTGTTCGAGTTGATCGCCCGCCACCGTCGCGATGCGAACGATGGCGACGATCGAACGGGCGTTACCAATTATCTGGCATGGCCTGTCCATATCAGTATGGCAGCACCCAATCTGAAGAAGATCTCCGCAGACCTCGTCGGTTCTGCAGAACTCATCTATCTCGCACTCAATGGTGACCTACTAACCCCCGCCGAGCGCCAGACCTTGGCGCTCGGTCAGCCTACGGAAGAAGAGTGGGCAATAGGACTAACCAGTATGCGTGACGTTATGCGCAACTCCACGGATGCTCGCGTAGTGCTAGGCGGCCGGGTGGACCAATATAAGGGCCTCATGCCTGGCATCGCAGAGGAAGCATTGATGTCGCTTCAGGTTGGGCAACCGATTTTTCTGCTGGGCGGCTTTGGCGGATGCACGCGCGACATTGCTGAGACTCTTGGTCTCGCGCCGCCTTGGGCCGCTTCGCGTCTGGCGTGGCCGGGTAGGCATGAGTTTGAAGCCTTCCAAGTATCCAATCTGAACAACGGACTTACTGCCCAGGAAAACACTACGCTCGCGCGCACTCCGCATGTCGATCAGGCTATCGCGCTTGTTCTTAGAGGATTGTTGCGCATCAGTGAATCTCCGGAATCCCACGTAATAACCAACTAAGGAGAAGAACTATGGCTGGACCTAGGAATATATTTATTAGCCACATACACGCGGATGACAGCAGATTGCAACCACTAAAAGACCTTTTGAATCAAAGTGGGTTCGAGGCGCGTGACGGATCCATCAACAGCAGCAACCCCAACAACGCTTCCAGTCCGGACTACATCAAGTCATCAATCCTTGCGCCCAGGATTCAGTGGGCTAGCGTGTTAGTTGTACTAATCTCGCAAAACACCCAACACAGCGAATATGTAAATTGGGAAATTGAGTACGCAGAAAAGCAAGGTAAACGCATCGTTGGCGTTTGGGACCATGGTGCTGGACAGTGCGACATACCAGAGGCATTGGATAAATATGCAGACGCCATAGTAGGCTGGCAGGGTGATCGAATCAAAG
Coding sequences:
- a CDS encoding toll/interleukin-1 receptor domain-containing protein, with protein sequence MHDPTRPFLVIYVAWHPDFAGGAEIAEALREHFRRKHYENVAGGTGLSIIFRSTPAHNASAPIPIDLDEAETTAIVVLVESNLSADTNWIHYVRELEDRAEAVGLGSRVFPVALEASAVKTGISAQALRWDKWNGTPAELRQRLIRELTYQFCRMLRHYLEHLKRPEEEDAALEAYLKKVQVFLSHSKHDADGERIAHAIRDRLHDGQGGTGLSSFFDVHDIPPGLRFQKVLFLQVKLSAVVAVHTDSYSSREWCRREIIEAKRWNVPLVIANCISSMDERGFPYMGNVPVVRMDPHGTGRIDFVIGRLLDEVLKDFLWHCRIELTGAAAGPAVIFLPRPPELISLAGLPAATAVPEPVIVYPDPPLSAEEERLFEEVAPHVRLRSLTEWLAGATL
- a CDS encoding TIR domain-containing protein, with protein sequence MAGPRNIFISHIHADDSRLQPLKDLLNQSGFEARDGSINSSNPNNASSPDYIKSSILAPRIQWASVLVVLISQNTQHSEYVNWEIEYAEKQGKRIVGVWDHGAGQCDIPEALDKYADAIVGWQGDRIKDAINGVINNFESPEGMPPPQRPVPRYTC